The window CCGCAGCCTCGGCCGAAGCTGCCGGTGCCTTCGGGGACGGCGAGGTCTTCGCCGAGCCGTACGTCGAGGGCGGCCGGCACGTCGAGGTCCAGGTCATGGCGGACGGGCAGGGCACCGTGTGGGCGCTCGGCACGCGCGACTGCTCCCTCCAGCGCCGCCACCAGAAGGTCATCGAGGAGGCCCCCGCGCCCGGACTCGGCGAGGCGCTGCGCGGACGGCTGCACGACGCCGCGGTCGCCGCGGCGCAGGCGGTCGGCTACCGGGGCGCGGGGACCGTCGAGTTCCTCGTGTCGGCCGACGGCCGCGCGTACTTCCTGGAGATGAACACCCGGCTCCAGGTCGAACACCCCGTCACGGAAGCCGTGTTCGGCCTCGACCTCGTCGCCCTGCAACTGCGCGTCGCGGAGGGCGAGCCCCTTCCCGCCGAGGCGCCCCCCGAGCCGTCCGGGCACGCCGTCGAGGCCCGGCTCTACGCCGAGGACCCGGCCCGTGACTGGCAGCCGCAGACCGGAGCACTGCTCGCGCTCGACGTGCCCGGCGCACCCGGTATCCGCCTCGACACCGGGTACACAGGCGGCGACACCATCGGGGTCCACTACGACCCCATGCTCGCCAAGGTCATCGCCCACGCCCCCACCCGCGCCGAGGCCGTCCGCCTCCTGGCCCGCACCCTCGAACGCGCCCGCGTCCACGGCCCCGTCACCAACCGGGACCTGCTCGTGCGCTCCCTGCGCCACCCGGACTTCACCGCCGGGCGCCTCGACACCGGCTTCTACGACCGGCACCTCGCCGGACTCACCACCCCCGGCGACCCGGCGGACCGGCACCTCGCCGCCACGGCCGCCGCCCTCGCAGCGGCGACGGGCGCCAGGGCCGGACGGGACGCGGCGGGCCCCGCCCGCTTCGGGGCCTGGCGCAACCTCGCCTCCGCGCCGCAGACCAGGCGCTATGTCGCCGAGCCCGACGGCACCGCATACGAGATCGCCTACCGCACCGGCCGCGACGGCACCCCGCTGCCCGAGTCGGGGGAGCGGACCATCACCGTCCGGCCTGACCTCGTGGTCCTCGAAACCGGCGGCGTGACCAGGCGCTTCACGGTCACCACGCACGGCGCCCGCACCTACGTGGACACGGCGTCCGGCGCGTACGCCTTCACCGCCCTGCCCCGCTTCACCGACCCCGCCGAACGCACCGAACCCGGCTCCCTGCTCGCCCCCATGCCCGGCACCGTCGTCCGGCTCGCCGACGGGCTCGCCCCCGGCGCGTCCGTCGAAGCCGGGCAGCCGCTGATCTGGCTGGAGGCGATGAAGATGGAGCACCGCATCCTCGCGCCGGCCTCCGGCACCCTCACCGCGCTCCACGCCGCCCCCGGCCTCCAGGTCGAGGTCGGTGCCCTGCTCGCCGTCGTACAGGACGCGGCCGTGCCCGCACCCGAGCAGGCACCCGTGCACGCATCCGCGCACCAGGAGGAGACGACCCCATGAGCACCGTCCTCGAAACCCAGGAGCACAAGGACCTCCGCGCCGCCGTCGCCGCCCTCGGCAGACGGTTCGGCCGCGACTACACCACCGCCCTCGCCCGCAAGGGCGAGCACCCCCGCGAACTGTGGGACGAGGCGGGCAAGCTCGGCTACCTCGGCGTCAACCTCCCCGAGGAGTACGGCGGCGGGGGTGGCGGCATGGCCGAACTCTCCATCGTCCTGGAGGAGCTGGGCGCGGCCGGCAGCCCGCTGCTGATGCTGGTCGTCTCCCCGGCGATCTGCGGCACCGTCATCGCCCGCTTCGGCACCGAGGCCCAGAAGCGCACCTGGCTGCCCGGGCTCTCCGACGGCAGCCTGACCATGTCCTTCGGCATCACCGAGCCCGACGCGGGCTCCAACTCCCACCGCATCACCACCACCGCCCGCCGCGACGGTGGGGAGTGGGTCCTCAGCGGCCGGA is drawn from Streptomyces sp. NBC_00178 and contains these coding sequences:
- a CDS encoding ATP-binding protein — its product is MITALLVANRGEIACRIFRTCRELGIATVAVYSDADAGALHVREADTAVRLPGAAPGDTYLRGDLVVAAALAAGADAVHPGYGFLSENAGFARAVQDAGLLWVGPPPKAIELMASKTRAKELMAAAGVPLLAPVDPDAATAADLPLLLKAAAGGGGRGMRVVRELDSLPAELTAASAEAAGAFGDGEVFAEPYVEGGRHVEVQVMADGQGTVWALGTRDCSLQRRHQKVIEEAPAPGLGEALRGRLHDAAVAAAQAVGYRGAGTVEFLVSADGRAYFLEMNTRLQVEHPVTEAVFGLDLVALQLRVAEGEPLPAEAPPEPSGHAVEARLYAEDPARDWQPQTGALLALDVPGAPGIRLDTGYTGGDTIGVHYDPMLAKVIAHAPTRAEAVRLLARTLERARVHGPVTNRDLLVRSLRHPDFTAGRLDTGFYDRHLAGLTTPGDPADRHLAATAAALAAATGARAGRDAAGPARFGAWRNLASAPQTRRYVAEPDGTAYEIAYRTGRDGTPLPESGERTITVRPDLVVLETGGVTRRFTVTTHGARTYVDTASGAYAFTALPRFTDPAERTEPGSLLAPMPGTVVRLADGLAPGASVEAGQPLIWLEAMKMEHRILAPASGTLTALHAAPGLQVEVGALLAVVQDAAVPAPEQAPVHASAHQEETTP